A portion of the Lolium rigidum isolate FL_2022 chromosome 1, APGP_CSIRO_Lrig_0.1, whole genome shotgun sequence genome contains these proteins:
- the LOC124702843 gene encoding pre-mRNA-processing factor 39-2-like isoform X4: protein MSVYEDPALIRSLFERGLSLVGKDYFCYHLWDKYIEFENSQKQLIQLATMYINMLKFPTKKLHKYYESFKKLVKSLEQEVTHCGAEISTENIHMSEVMEAEESEGDISTKIAGLFDQGGHLKPEALKQYLFAGDRLYRISSKLNEEICGFEASIRRPFFHVKPLDDDQLENWNQYLDFVEKNGDFDWAVKLYERCLIPCANYSEFWIRYSEYVDAKGGREIANYALGRASSSFVKGVPTFSMYYAMFKEQVGDAPGARALFAKGSSNFTSDFYTNINRMANMEKRMGNTKAATEIYENAIEDAMQKHNTEVLPDLYANFAQFKYAASHSIAEAQEVFVKGIEQAPCKPLIKGFIQFMSTYGGSTEIPLLDSLISNAVTPGSDVSTALSPEDREDISLLFLKFVDLYGDVQELRKAWARHSKLFPHNTRNLSQQCCITDSDKRRIAEFLLVAHDHTPEGTTRLKQSSKSDTWLIDKNVGSQVDMDAADPGKRQGVANEQKIVGTVDAHLEVGDTAQKFVDMAHSQHSLEKHVTHSQMDSHADQKTIDGLSVCEQIEPTTKAHASVSERAPQAESCNYDSPSQSIADAQINAQVDVKTIQLSAIDHSETVCSRSDSPSGASLPEEGIPSDTTQIIPALEENQHEKIQVKLETEYDVSVSNAKPEKSTDSPEATQYDREVQTQVLSVCAKSSSSEMATTQTTTGSQFSSDNAVTAQVSVQHQMDNPQAYESSNLCLTGQNMQQMQQQGLAYAIPQNVQTSPQTQAQLVAQPNQGNQQYLQMMQGYASQMWQYYQQQLYYLQAQHNQQMQSLQQQQLPTEHLQQSFAQQVQQLNQQMVLWQQQVQQQQQQAQPVQQQSDKAQVQQYHPSPGDGKHEQNKHLPQESQIDHQNQQSQQQQLLYFQQQQQVYFMQQQQQVYQQQQQQQQQLMQQQQYLSQMPQQKQDVVQQQQLFQQQQQQLYEQQQKELVVLQQQQQQFAQQQMQQYLQQQAKQQGFRDQNGEPNPQDTRKMQMEHGQQSEASQSDGSKLRGGDQSELSYPSTPQSQRSNY from the exons ATGAGTGTGTATGAAGACCCTGCTCTTATTAGAAG CTTATTCGAGAGGGGTTTGTCGCTTGTTGGAAAGGACTACTTCTGTTACCATCTTTGGGATAAGTACATAGAGTTTGAGAATTCTCAGAAGCAGCTGATTCAGCTTGCTACCATGTATATTAACATGCTGAAATTTCCTACAAAGAAGCTGCACAAGTATTATGAGAG TTTTAAGAAGTTGGTAAAATCACTGGAACAAGAGGTTACACATTGTGGTGCTGAAATATCTACAGAAAATATACATATGTCTGAAGTGATGGAAGCTGAGGAATCTGAAGGGGATATCTCGACCAAAATTGCTGGCTTATTTGACCAAGGTGGGCATCTTAAGCCTGAAGCATTAAAGCAGTACTTATTTGCTGGCGATCGTCTCTACCGGATATCCAGTAAACTTAATGAAGAAATTTGCGGCTTTGAGGCCTCCATCAGAAGGCCTTTTTTTCATGTCAAGCCACTTGATGATGACCAGCTTGAAAACTGGAACCAGTATCTTGATTTTGTTGAGAAGAATGGCGATTTTGACTGG GCTGTAAAACTGTATGAGAGGTGCTTAATCCCTTGTGCTAATTATTCAGAGTTTTGGATTCGCTACTCTGAGTATGtagatgccaaaggtggccgagAGATTGCAAACTATGCTCTTGGTCGGGCATCTTCGAGTTTTGTGAAG GGAGTCCCCACTTTCAGCATGTACTATGCTATGTTCAAAGAGCAAGTTGGTGATGCACCAGGTGCTCGTGCTCTTTTTGCTAAAGGAAGCAGTAATTTCACTTCAGATTTCTATACTAATATCAATAGAATGGCCAACATGGAGAAACGCATG GGAAATACTAAAGCAGCTACGGAAATATATGAGAATGCAATTGAGGATGCCATGCAAAAGCACAACACTGAAGTACTTCCGGACTTGTACGCAAATTTTGCGCAGTTCAAATATGCG GCAAGTCATAGCATTGCTGAAGCTCAAGAAGTCTTTGTCAAGGGAATCGAACAGGCACCCTGTAAACCTCTGATTAAG GGATTCATACAGTTCATGAGTACATATGGAGGATCTACAGAAATACCTCTTCTTGATTCTCTTATTTCTAATGCCGTGACTCCTGGATCTGATGTATCAACAGCTTTAAGCCCTGAAGATCGAGAAGATATCTCGTTGTTGTTTTTGAAG TTTGTTGACCTGTATGGGGATGTTCAAGAACTCAGAAAGGCATGGGCTAGGCACAGCAAACTTTTTCCTCATAACACAAGAAACCTGTCGCAGCAGTGTTGTATAACTGATAGTGACAAGAGGAGAATAGCTGAATTTCTGTTAGTTGCTCATGACCATACTCCAGAAGGTACGACCAGATTGAAACAGTCATCCAAAAGTGACACTTGGCTAATTGATAAAAATGTTGGTTCACAAGTGGACATGGATGCTGCAGATCCAGGGAAAAGACAGGGAGTTGCCAATGAGCAGAAAATAGTTGGGACTGTTGATGCGCACCTGGAGGTTGGCGATACAGCTCAGAAATTCGTTGACATGGCTCACAGTCAGCATAGCTTGGAGAAACATGTAACACACAGCCAAATGGATTCACATGCTGACCAAAAAACCATTGATGGTTTAAGCGTATGTGAACAAATTGAGCCGACAACAAAAGCCCATGCTTCTGTAAGTGAGAGAGCCCCTCAAGCTGAATCATGTAATTATGATTCTCCTTCACAATCAATTGCTGACGCGCAGATTAATGCACAGGTTGATGTTAAGACCATTCAGCTATCTGCAATTGATCATTCAGAAACAGTATGCTCAAGATCCGATTCGCCATCTGGGGCAAGCTTACCCGAAGAAGGAATTCCTTCCGATACAACTCAAATAATTCCAGCGTTAGAGGAAAATCAACATGAGAAAATCCAAGTAAAGCTGGAAACAGAGTATGATGTGTCTGTCAGTAATGCAAAGCCAGAGAAGTCCACGGATAGTCCAGAAGCAACTCAATATGATAGGGAAGTTCAGACACAAGTTCTGTCTGTCTGCGCAAAATCTTCCAGCTCAGAAATGGCAACAACACAAACTACCACAGGTTCTCAATTTTCTTCCGACAATGCAGTGACTGCCCAAGTTTCAGTTCAGCACCAGATGGATAATCCTCAAGCTTACGAATCTAGTAACCTTTGTTTGACTGGGCAAAACATGCAGCAGATGCAGCAGCAAGGTCTTGCTTATGCAATTCCTCAGAATGTTCAAACATCCCCACAAACTCAAGCTCAACTCGTTGCACAACCTAATCAGGGAAACCAACAGTACCTCCAAATGATGCAAGGGTATGCATCCCAGATGTGGCAATATTACCAGCAACAGCTGTATTACCTGCAGGCTCAGCATAATCAGCAGATGCAGAGTTTGCAACAGCAGCAGCTTCCAACTGAGCATCTCCAGCAAAGTTTTGCTCAGCAGGTACAACAACTGAACCAACAAATGGTACTTTGGCAGCAACaggtccagcagcagcagcaacaggcaCAACCAGTTCAGCAACAATCTGACAAAGCGCAGGTTCAGCAGTATCACCCTTCTCCAGGGGATGGTAAGCATGAACAAAATAAACATCTGCCGCAAGAATCTCAAATCGATCATCAAAATCAGCAATCACAGCAGCAGCAACTGCTCTAtttccagcagcagcagcaggtgtACTttatgcagcagcagcagcaggtgtaccaacagcaacaacagcagcagcagcagctaatGCAGCAACAACAGTATCTATCTCAGATGCCGCAGCAAAAACAAGATGTGGTACAACAGCAGCAGCTATttcagcagcaacagcagcagctttaTGAGCAACAACAGAAGGAGTTGGTAGTTctgcagcaacagcagcaacagTTTGCCCAACAACAGATGCAGCAGTACCTGCAACAGCAAGCAAAACAACAAGGGTTCAGAGATCAGAACGGTGAGCCAAATCCGCAG GACACAAGGAAGATGCAGATGGAGCATGGTCAACAATCTGAAGCCTCACAG AGTGATGGTTCCAAATTGCGGGGTGGTGATCAATCTGAGTTGTCCTACCCATCAACTCCACAGTCTCAGCGTTCCAATTATTGA
- the LOC124702843 gene encoding pre-mRNA-processing factor 39-2-like isoform X2 produces the protein MPETVDMEAEPEAAAALVALGFEPSPSRLDNFKNSLHLLSNGNTRDFDAWVSLISSAEETSANDIEVISLVYRSFLLEFPLCHGYWIKYAAHKARLCTYEDVVEVYEQAVQAVPHSVDLWVSYCGFGMSVYEDPALIRSLFERGLSLVGKDYFCYHLWDKYIEFENSQKQLIQLATMYINMLKFPTKKLHKYYESFKKLVKSLEQEVTHCGAEISTENIHMSEVMEAEESEGDISTKIAGLFDQGGHLKPEALKQYLFAGDRLYRISSKLNEEICGFEASIRRPFFHVKPLDDDQLENWNQYLDFVEKNGDFDWAVKLYERCLIPCANYSEFWIRYSEYVDAKGGREIANYALGRASSSFVKGVPTFSMYYAMFKEQVGDAPGARALFAKGSSNFTSDFYTNINRMANMEKRMGNTKAATEIYENAIEDAMQKHNTEVLPDLYANFAQFKYAASHSIAEAQEVFVKGIEQAPCKPLIKGFIQFMSTYGGSTEIPLLDSLISNAVTPGSDVSTALSPEDREDISLLFLKFVDLYGDVQELRKAWARHSKLFPHNTRNLSQQCCITDSDKRRIAEFLLVAHDHTPEGTTRLKQSSKSDTWLIDKNVGSQVDMDAADPGKRQGVANEQKIVGTVDAHLEVGDTAQKFVDMAHSQHSLEKHVTHSQMDSHADQKTIDGLSVCEQIEPTTKAHASVDVKTIQLSAIDHSETVCSRSDSPSGASLPEEGIPSDTTQIIPALEENQHEKIQVKLETEYDVSVSNAKPEKSTDSPEATQYDREVQTQVLSVCAKSSSSEMATTQTTTGSQFSSDNAVTAQVSVQHQMDNPQAYESSNLCLTGQNMQQMQQQGLAYAIPQNVQTSPQTQAQLVAQPNQGNQQYLQMMQGYASQMWQYYQQQLYYLQAQHNQQMQSLQQQQLPTEHLQQSFAQQVQQLNQQMVLWQQQVQQQQQQAQPVQQQSDKAQVQQYHPSPGDGKHEQNKHLPQESQIDHQNQQSQQQQLLYFQQQQQVYFMQQQQQVYQQQQQQQQQLMQQQQYLSQMPQQKQDVVQQQQLFQQQQQQLYEQQQKELVVLQQQQQQFAQQQMQQYLQQQAKQQGFRDQNGEPNPQDTRKMQMEHGQQSEASQSDGSKLRGGDQSELSYPSTPQSQRSNY, from the exons ATGCCGGAGACGGTGGAcatggaggcggagccggaggcTGCGGCCGCGCTCGTCGCCTTGGGGTTTGAGCCCTCTCCGTCGAGGCTCG ATAATTTCAAGAACAGCCTTCATTTGCTGAGCAACGGAAACACGAGGGATTTCGATGCTTGGGTATCGTTAATAAGTTCCGCAGAGGAAACTTCTGCT AATGACATAGAGGTTATTAGCTTGGTCTACCGTAGCTTCTTATTGGAATTTCCTTTGTGCCACGGCTACTGGATTAAATACGCAGCTCACAAAGCACGGTTATGCACATATGAAGATGTGGTGGAGGTTTATGAGCAAGCCGTGCAAGCAGTGCCTCATTCCGTCGATCTTTGGGTCAGTTACTGTGGATTTGGTATGAGTGTGTATGAAGACCCTGCTCTTATTAGAAG CTTATTCGAGAGGGGTTTGTCGCTTGTTGGAAAGGACTACTTCTGTTACCATCTTTGGGATAAGTACATAGAGTTTGAGAATTCTCAGAAGCAGCTGATTCAGCTTGCTACCATGTATATTAACATGCTGAAATTTCCTACAAAGAAGCTGCACAAGTATTATGAGAG TTTTAAGAAGTTGGTAAAATCACTGGAACAAGAGGTTACACATTGTGGTGCTGAAATATCTACAGAAAATATACATATGTCTGAAGTGATGGAAGCTGAGGAATCTGAAGGGGATATCTCGACCAAAATTGCTGGCTTATTTGACCAAGGTGGGCATCTTAAGCCTGAAGCATTAAAGCAGTACTTATTTGCTGGCGATCGTCTCTACCGGATATCCAGTAAACTTAATGAAGAAATTTGCGGCTTTGAGGCCTCCATCAGAAGGCCTTTTTTTCATGTCAAGCCACTTGATGATGACCAGCTTGAAAACTGGAACCAGTATCTTGATTTTGTTGAGAAGAATGGCGATTTTGACTGG GCTGTAAAACTGTATGAGAGGTGCTTAATCCCTTGTGCTAATTATTCAGAGTTTTGGATTCGCTACTCTGAGTATGtagatgccaaaggtggccgagAGATTGCAAACTATGCTCTTGGTCGGGCATCTTCGAGTTTTGTGAAG GGAGTCCCCACTTTCAGCATGTACTATGCTATGTTCAAAGAGCAAGTTGGTGATGCACCAGGTGCTCGTGCTCTTTTTGCTAAAGGAAGCAGTAATTTCACTTCAGATTTCTATACTAATATCAATAGAATGGCCAACATGGAGAAACGCATG GGAAATACTAAAGCAGCTACGGAAATATATGAGAATGCAATTGAGGATGCCATGCAAAAGCACAACACTGAAGTACTTCCGGACTTGTACGCAAATTTTGCGCAGTTCAAATATGCG GCAAGTCATAGCATTGCTGAAGCTCAAGAAGTCTTTGTCAAGGGAATCGAACAGGCACCCTGTAAACCTCTGATTAAG GGATTCATACAGTTCATGAGTACATATGGAGGATCTACAGAAATACCTCTTCTTGATTCTCTTATTTCTAATGCCGTGACTCCTGGATCTGATGTATCAACAGCTTTAAGCCCTGAAGATCGAGAAGATATCTCGTTGTTGTTTTTGAAG TTTGTTGACCTGTATGGGGATGTTCAAGAACTCAGAAAGGCATGGGCTAGGCACAGCAAACTTTTTCCTCATAACACAAGAAACCTGTCGCAGCAGTGTTGTATAACTGATAGTGACAAGAGGAGAATAGCTGAATTTCTGTTAGTTGCTCATGACCATACTCCAGAAGGTACGACCAGATTGAAACAGTCATCCAAAAGTGACACTTGGCTAATTGATAAAAATGTTGGTTCACAAGTGGACATGGATGCTGCAGATCCAGGGAAAAGACAGGGAGTTGCCAATGAGCAGAAAATAGTTGGGACTGTTGATGCGCACCTGGAGGTTGGCGATACAGCTCAGAAATTCGTTGACATGGCTCACAGTCAGCATAGCTTGGAGAAACATGTAACACACAGCCAAATGGATTCACATGCTGACCAAAAAACCATTGATGGTTTAAGCGTATGTGAACAAATTGAGCCGACAACAAAAGCCCATGCTTCT GTTGATGTTAAGACCATTCAGCTATCTGCAATTGATCATTCAGAAACAGTATGCTCAAGATCCGATTCGCCATCTGGGGCAAGCTTACCCGAAGAAGGAATTCCTTCCGATACAACTCAAATAATTCCAGCGTTAGAGGAAAATCAACATGAGAAAATCCAAGTAAAGCTGGAAACAGAGTATGATGTGTCTGTCAGTAATGCAAAGCCAGAGAAGTCCACGGATAGTCCAGAAGCAACTCAATATGATAGGGAAGTTCAGACACAAGTTCTGTCTGTCTGCGCAAAATCTTCCAGCTCAGAAATGGCAACAACACAAACTACCACAGGTTCTCAATTTTCTTCCGACAATGCAGTGACTGCCCAAGTTTCAGTTCAGCACCAGATGGATAATCCTCAAGCTTACGAATCTAGTAACCTTTGTTTGACTGGGCAAAACATGCAGCAGATGCAGCAGCAAGGTCTTGCTTATGCAATTCCTCAGAATGTTCAAACATCCCCACAAACTCAAGCTCAACTCGTTGCACAACCTAATCAGGGAAACCAACAGTACCTCCAAATGATGCAAGGGTATGCATCCCAGATGTGGCAATATTACCAGCAACAGCTGTATTACCTGCAGGCTCAGCATAATCAGCAGATGCAGAGTTTGCAACAGCAGCAGCTTCCAACTGAGCATCTCCAGCAAAGTTTTGCTCAGCAGGTACAACAACTGAACCAACAAATGGTACTTTGGCAGCAACaggtccagcagcagcagcaacaggcaCAACCAGTTCAGCAACAATCTGACAAAGCGCAGGTTCAGCAGTATCACCCTTCTCCAGGGGATGGTAAGCATGAACAAAATAAACATCTGCCGCAAGAATCTCAAATCGATCATCAAAATCAGCAATCACAGCAGCAGCAACTGCTCTAtttccagcagcagcagcaggtgtACTttatgcagcagcagcagcaggtgtaccaacagcaacaacagcagcagcagcagctaatGCAGCAACAACAGTATCTATCTCAGATGCCGCAGCAAAAACAAGATGTGGTACAACAGCAGCAGCTATttcagcagcaacagcagcagctttaTGAGCAACAACAGAAGGAGTTGGTAGTTctgcagcaacagcagcaacagTTTGCCCAACAACAGATGCAGCAGTACCTGCAACAGCAAGCAAAACAACAAGGGTTCAGAGATCAGAACGGTGAGCCAAATCCGCAG GACACAAGGAAGATGCAGATGGAGCATGGTCAACAATCTGAAGCCTCACAG AGTGATGGTTCCAAATTGCGGGGTGGTGATCAATCTGAGTTGTCCTACCCATCAACTCCACAGTCTCAGCGTTCCAATTATTGA
- the LOC124702843 gene encoding pre-mRNA-processing factor 39-2-like isoform X3 — translation MPETVDMEAEPEAAAALVALGFEPSPSRLDNFKNSLHLLSNGNTRDFDAWVSLISSAEETSANDIEVISLVYRSFLLEFPLCHGYWIKYAAHKARLCTYEDVVEVYEQAVQAVPHSVDLWVSYCGFGMSVYEDPALIRSLFERGLSLVGKDYFCYHLWDKYIEFENSQKQLIQLATMYINMLKFPTKKLHKYYESFKKLVKSLEQEVTHCGAEISTENIHMSEVMEAEESEGDISTKIAGLFDQGGHLKPEALKQYLFAGDRLYRISSKLNEEICGFEASIRRPFFHVKPLDDDQLENWNQYLDFVEKNGDFDWAVKLYERCLIPCANYSEFWIRYSEYVDAKGGREIANYALGRASSSFVKGVPTFSMYYAMFKEQVGDAPGARALFAKGSSNFTSDFYTNINRMANMEKRMGNTKAATEIYENAIEDAMQKHNTEVLPDLYANFAQFKYAASHSIAEAQEVFVKGIEQAPCKPLIKGFIQFMSTYGGSTEIPLLDSLISNAVTPGSDVSTALSPEDREDISLLFLKFVDLYGDVQELRKAWARHSKLFPHNTRNLSQQCCITDSDKRRIAEFLLVAHDHTPEDPGKRQGVANEQKIVGTVDAHLEVGDTAQKFVDMAHSQHSLEKHVTHSQMDSHADQKTIDGLSVCEQIEPTTKAHASVSERAPQAESCNYDSPSQSIADAQINAQVDVKTIQLSAIDHSETVCSRSDSPSGASLPEEGIPSDTTQIIPALEENQHEKIQVKLETEYDVSVSNAKPEKSTDSPEATQYDREVQTQVLSVCAKSSSSEMATTQTTTGSQFSSDNAVTAQVSVQHQMDNPQAYESSNLCLTGQNMQQMQQQGLAYAIPQNVQTSPQTQAQLVAQPNQGNQQYLQMMQGYASQMWQYYQQQLYYLQAQHNQQMQSLQQQQLPTEHLQQSFAQQVQQLNQQMVLWQQQVQQQQQQAQPVQQQSDKAQVQQYHPSPGDGKHEQNKHLPQESQIDHQNQQSQQQQLLYFQQQQQVYFMQQQQQVYQQQQQQQQQLMQQQQYLSQMPQQKQDVVQQQQLFQQQQQQLYEQQQKELVVLQQQQQQFAQQQMQQYLQQQAKQQGFRDQNGEPNPQDTRKMQMEHGQQSEASQSDGSKLRGGDQSELSYPSTPQSQRSNY, via the exons ATGCCGGAGACGGTGGAcatggaggcggagccggaggcTGCGGCCGCGCTCGTCGCCTTGGGGTTTGAGCCCTCTCCGTCGAGGCTCG ATAATTTCAAGAACAGCCTTCATTTGCTGAGCAACGGAAACACGAGGGATTTCGATGCTTGGGTATCGTTAATAAGTTCCGCAGAGGAAACTTCTGCT AATGACATAGAGGTTATTAGCTTGGTCTACCGTAGCTTCTTATTGGAATTTCCTTTGTGCCACGGCTACTGGATTAAATACGCAGCTCACAAAGCACGGTTATGCACATATGAAGATGTGGTGGAGGTTTATGAGCAAGCCGTGCAAGCAGTGCCTCATTCCGTCGATCTTTGGGTCAGTTACTGTGGATTTGGTATGAGTGTGTATGAAGACCCTGCTCTTATTAGAAG CTTATTCGAGAGGGGTTTGTCGCTTGTTGGAAAGGACTACTTCTGTTACCATCTTTGGGATAAGTACATAGAGTTTGAGAATTCTCAGAAGCAGCTGATTCAGCTTGCTACCATGTATATTAACATGCTGAAATTTCCTACAAAGAAGCTGCACAAGTATTATGAGAG TTTTAAGAAGTTGGTAAAATCACTGGAACAAGAGGTTACACATTGTGGTGCTGAAATATCTACAGAAAATATACATATGTCTGAAGTGATGGAAGCTGAGGAATCTGAAGGGGATATCTCGACCAAAATTGCTGGCTTATTTGACCAAGGTGGGCATCTTAAGCCTGAAGCATTAAAGCAGTACTTATTTGCTGGCGATCGTCTCTACCGGATATCCAGTAAACTTAATGAAGAAATTTGCGGCTTTGAGGCCTCCATCAGAAGGCCTTTTTTTCATGTCAAGCCACTTGATGATGACCAGCTTGAAAACTGGAACCAGTATCTTGATTTTGTTGAGAAGAATGGCGATTTTGACTGG GCTGTAAAACTGTATGAGAGGTGCTTAATCCCTTGTGCTAATTATTCAGAGTTTTGGATTCGCTACTCTGAGTATGtagatgccaaaggtggccgagAGATTGCAAACTATGCTCTTGGTCGGGCATCTTCGAGTTTTGTGAAG GGAGTCCCCACTTTCAGCATGTACTATGCTATGTTCAAAGAGCAAGTTGGTGATGCACCAGGTGCTCGTGCTCTTTTTGCTAAAGGAAGCAGTAATTTCACTTCAGATTTCTATACTAATATCAATAGAATGGCCAACATGGAGAAACGCATG GGAAATACTAAAGCAGCTACGGAAATATATGAGAATGCAATTGAGGATGCCATGCAAAAGCACAACACTGAAGTACTTCCGGACTTGTACGCAAATTTTGCGCAGTTCAAATATGCG GCAAGTCATAGCATTGCTGAAGCTCAAGAAGTCTTTGTCAAGGGAATCGAACAGGCACCCTGTAAACCTCTGATTAAG GGATTCATACAGTTCATGAGTACATATGGAGGATCTACAGAAATACCTCTTCTTGATTCTCTTATTTCTAATGCCGTGACTCCTGGATCTGATGTATCAACAGCTTTAAGCCCTGAAGATCGAGAAGATATCTCGTTGTTGTTTTTGAAG TTTGTTGACCTGTATGGGGATGTTCAAGAACTCAGAAAGGCATGGGCTAGGCACAGCAAACTTTTTCCTCATAACACAAGAAACCTGTCGCAGCAGTGTTGTATAACTGATAGTGACAAGAGGAGAATAGCTGAATTTCTGTTAGTTGCTCATGACCATACTCCAGAAG ATCCAGGGAAAAGACAGGGAGTTGCCAATGAGCAGAAAATAGTTGGGACTGTTGATGCGCACCTGGAGGTTGGCGATACAGCTCAGAAATTCGTTGACATGGCTCACAGTCAGCATAGCTTGGAGAAACATGTAACACACAGCCAAATGGATTCACATGCTGACCAAAAAACCATTGATGGTTTAAGCGTATGTGAACAAATTGAGCCGACAACAAAAGCCCATGCTTCTGTAAGTGAGAGAGCCCCTCAAGCTGAATCATGTAATTATGATTCTCCTTCACAATCAATTGCTGACGCGCAGATTAATGCACAGGTTGATGTTAAGACCATTCAGCTATCTGCAATTGATCATTCAGAAACAGTATGCTCAAGATCCGATTCGCCATCTGGGGCAAGCTTACCCGAAGAAGGAATTCCTTCCGATACAACTCAAATAATTCCAGCGTTAGAGGAAAATCAACATGAGAAAATCCAAGTAAAGCTGGAAACAGAGTATGATGTGTCTGTCAGTAATGCAAAGCCAGAGAAGTCCACGGATAGTCCAGAAGCAACTCAATATGATAGGGAAGTTCAGACACAAGTTCTGTCTGTCTGCGCAAAATCTTCCAGCTCAGAAATGGCAACAACACAAACTACCACAGGTTCTCAATTTTCTTCCGACAATGCAGTGACTGCCCAAGTTTCAGTTCAGCACCAGATGGATAATCCTCAAGCTTACGAATCTAGTAACCTTTGTTTGACTGGGCAAAACATGCAGCAGATGCAGCAGCAAGGTCTTGCTTATGCAATTCCTCAGAATGTTCAAACATCCCCACAAACTCAAGCTCAACTCGTTGCACAACCTAATCAGGGAAACCAACAGTACCTCCAAATGATGCAAGGGTATGCATCCCAGATGTGGCAATATTACCAGCAACAGCTGTATTACCTGCAGGCTCAGCATAATCAGCAGATGCAGAGTTTGCAACAGCAGCAGCTTCCAACTGAGCATCTCCAGCAAAGTTTTGCTCAGCAGGTACAACAACTGAACCAACAAATGGTACTTTGGCAGCAACaggtccagcagcagcagcaacaggcaCAACCAGTTCAGCAACAATCTGACAAAGCGCAGGTTCAGCAGTATCACCCTTCTCCAGGGGATGGTAAGCATGAACAAAATAAACATCTGCCGCAAGAATCTCAAATCGATCATCAAAATCAGCAATCACAGCAGCAGCAACTGCTCTAtttccagcagcagcagcaggtgtACTttatgcagcagcagcagcaggtgtaccaacagcaacaacagcagcagcagcagctaatGCAGCAACAACAGTATCTATCTCAGATGCCGCAGCAAAAACAAGATGTGGTACAACAGCAGCAGCTATttcagcagcaacagcagcagctttaTGAGCAACAACAGAAGGAGTTGGTAGTTctgcagcaacagcagcaacagTTTGCCCAACAACAGATGCAGCAGTACCTGCAACAGCAAGCAAAACAACAAGGGTTCAGAGATCAGAACGGTGAGCCAAATCCGCAG GACACAAGGAAGATGCAGATGGAGCATGGTCAACAATCTGAAGCCTCACAG AGTGATGGTTCCAAATTGCGGGGTGGTGATCAATCTGAGTTGTCCTACCCATCAACTCCACAGTCTCAGCGTTCCAATTATTGA